Proteins from a single region of Scatophagus argus isolate fScaArg1 chromosome 23, fScaArg1.pri, whole genome shotgun sequence:
- the LOC124054740 gene encoding butyrophilin subfamily 3 member A1-like: protein MLGAAVLVSLRTFRMLLLLCTNSLILKSSGDGSISSFQPITALMGDDVILPCGLKNPTDVSSKTVVWTKPSLDPLFIHVYQSGRLVHQVQHPSYRYRTTLFEDQLLNGNVSLKLLRVKISDAGTYVCSIQLMEMKASVLLIVGAASSPVIDLANFDGDDGRWVLRCQSSGWRPQPELSWLDSEGHVLPAGPTQTLRGPGDLYSVNSTATVGKKNGNRFTCRVQQKHINQMRETHVQLQAHPNTSSDYTWLWVLCAVSAVLILLIICVAIKMIINYYTRRDQRPETRDLDRKTETEKCQRFLFSE from the exons ATGCTGGGAGCAGCTGTTTTAGTGTCCCTCAGGACCTTCaggatgttgctgttgctttgcACCAACAGTCTGATACTGAAGTCCTCTGGAg ATGGCTCCATTTCTtcctttcagccaatcacagccctGATGGGTGATGATGTCATTCTGCCCTGTGGTCTTAAAAATCCCACTGATGTCAGTTCTAAGACGGTGGTGTGGACCAAACCCAGTCTGGACCCACTGTTCATCCATGTTTATCAAAGTGGACGGCTGGTCCATCAGGTTCAGCATCCATCTTATCGGTACCGCACGACTCTGTTTGAGGACCAGCTGCTGAATGGAAACGTCTCCCTGAAACTCTTGAGAGTGAAGATCTCTGATGCAGGAACATACGTTTGTTCCATTCAGTTGATGGAAATGAAAGCTTCTGTCCTACTCATTGTTG GTGCTGCCTCCTCACCTGTCATTGATTTAGCAAACTTTGATGGAGACGATGGACGTTGGGTGTTACGCTGTCAGTCCTCAGGCTGGCGTCCACAGCCTGAGCTGTCCTGGCTGGACTCTGAGGGACACGTCCTCCCTGCTGGacccacacagacactcagAGGTCCTGGTGACCTCTATAGTGTCAACAGCACAGCGACTGTGGGCAAGAAAAACGGCAACAGGTTCACCTGCAGAGTCCAACAGAAGCACATCAACCAAATGAGAGAGACGCACGTCCAACTCCAAG ctCATCCCAACACCTCATCTGATTACACTTGGCTGTGGGtcctctgtgctgtttctgctgttcttATTCTACTCATCATTTGCGTTGCCATCAAGATGATAATTAATTACT ACACCAGGAGAGACCAGAGACCAGAGACCAGAGACCTGGACCGGAAGACCgagacagaaaaatgtcagcGTTTCCTTTTCAGTGAGTGA
- the LOC124054729 gene encoding butyrophilin subfamily 1 member A1-like isoform X2, with protein sequence MLGAAVLVSLRTFRMLLLLCTNSLILKSSGDGSISSLQPITALMGDDVILPCGLKNRTDVSSKTVVWTKPGLDPKFICVYQSGRLVHQSQHPSYRYRTTLFEDQLVNGNVSLKLSRVKISDAGTYVCSIQSMGTRASVQLSVGAASSPVIYLEKFDKDGGRLVLRCQSTGWRPKPELSWLDSEGHVLPAGPTQTLRGPGDLYSVSSTLTVDERDGNRFTCRVQQKNINQMRETHFQLQAHLVTPTCCTWLWVFVVPAVLILLIICIAINIIIKYYTRRYQRPETRTGTG encoded by the exons ATGCTGGGAGCAGCTGTTTTAGTGTCCCTCAGGACCTTCaggatgttgctgttgctttgcACCAACAGCCTGATACTGAAGTCCTCTGGAg ATGGCTCCATTTCTTCCCTTCAACCAATCACAGCCCTGATGGGTGATGATGTCATTCTGCCCTGTGGTCTTAAAAATCGCACTGATGTCAGTTCTAAGACGGTGGTGTGGACCAAACCCGGTCTGGACCCAAAGTTCATCTGTGTTTATCAAAGTGGACGGCTGGTCcatcagagtcaacatccatcTTATCGGTACCGCACGACTCTGTTTGAGGACCAGCTGGTGAATGGAAACGTCTCCCTGAAACTCTCCAGAGTGAAGATCTCTGATGCAGGAACATACGTTTGTTCCATTCAGTCGATGGGGACGAGAGCTTCTGTCCAACTCAGTGTTG GTGCTGCCTCCTCACCTGTCATTTACTTGGAAAAGTTTGACAAAGACGGAGGACGTCTGGTGTTACGCTGTCAGTCCACAGGCTGGCGTCCAAAGCCTGAGCTGTCCTGGCTGGACTCTGAGGGACACGTCCTCCCTGCTGGacccacacagacactcagAGGTCCTGGTGACCTCTATAGTGtcagcagcacactgactgTGGACGAGAGAGACGGCAACAGGTTCACCTGCAGAGTCCAACAGAAGAACATCAACCAAATGAGAGAGACACACTTCCAACTCCAAG ctCATCTCGTCACCCCAACTTGTTGTACTTGGCTGTGGGTCTTTGTTGTTCCTGCTGTTCTTATTCTACTCATCATTTGCATTGCCATCAACATAATAATTAAGTACT ACACCAGGAGATACCAGAGACCAGAGACCAGGACTGGTACAGGGTGA